In a genomic window of Gossypium arboreum isolate Shixiya-1 chromosome 9, ASM2569848v2, whole genome shotgun sequence:
- the LOC108454649 gene encoding gibberellin-regulated protein 4-like: MAKLVATFFLALIAISMVQTLVMASHGHGGHHYDNKRYGPGSLKPYQCPSQCTRRCSQTQYHKPCMFFCQKCCRTCLCVPPGYYGNKQVCPCYNNWKTKEGGPKCP; this comes from the exons ATGGCTAAACTTGTTGCTACTTTCTTCTTGGCTCTCATTGCCATCTCCATGGTTCAAACTTTg GTTATGGCATCACATGGACATGGTGGTCACCATTATGATAAC AAACGTTATGGACCTGGAAGTCTCAAGCCTTACC AATGTCCATCTCAGTGCACAAGGAGGTGTAGCCAGACACAGTACCATAAACCATGCATGTTCTTCTGTCAGAAATGTTGCAGGACATGCCTTTGTGTTCCTCCAGGGTATTATGGGAACAAACAAGTTTGCCCTTGCTACAACAACTGGAAAACCAAGGAAGGAGGCCCCAAATGCCCTTAA